A genomic window from Phocoena sinus isolate mPhoSin1 chromosome 20, mPhoSin1.pri, whole genome shotgun sequence includes:
- the RFFL gene encoding E3 ubiquitin-protein ligase rififylin isoform X10, whose protein sequence is MMPTGAAPPPSGSYPEICKVACTHRERRSSVKQQTCLDCKKNFCVACSSQVGSGPRLCLLCQRFRATAFQREELMKMKVKDLRDYLSLHDISTDMCREKEELVFLVLGQQPVISQEGRTHAPSLSPDSPEQQAFLTQPHTSTVPPTSPGLPSSPPAQARDRQQANGHVSQDQEEPAYLESTARAPAEDETQSVDSEDSFVPGRRASLSDLTDLEDIEGLTVRQLKEILARNFVNYKGCCEKWELMERVTRLYKDQKGLQHLVCGAEDQNGGAVPSSLEENLCRICMDSPIDCVLLECGHMVTCTKCGKRMNECPICRQYVIRAVHVFRS, encoded by the exons ATGATGCCTACAGGGGCTGCGCCACCTCCAAGTGGCTCTTACCCTGAAATCTGCAAGGTGGCCTGCACGCACAGGGAGAGGAGGAGCTCAGTAAAA CAGCAGACCTGCTTGGACTGTAAGAAGAATTTCTGCGTGGCCTGTTCGAGCCAAGTGGGGAGCGGGCCCCGCCTCTGCCTTCTCTGCCAGCGTTTCCGAGCCACGGCCTTTCAGCGGGAGGAGCTCATGAAGATGAAGGTGAAGGACCTGAGGGACTATCTCAGCCTCCATGACATCTCTACCGACATGTGCCGGGAGAAAGAGGAGCTGGTGTTCTTGGTGCTTGGCCAGCAGCCTGTAATCTCCCAGGAGGGCAGGACTCATGCCCCCAGCCTGTCCCCGGACTCCCCCGAGCAGCAGGCCTTCCTGACCCAGCCTCACACCAGCACAGTACCTCCTACCTCACCCGGCCTCCCTTCTTCACCCCCAGCCCAGGCTCGGGACCGGCAGCAG GCCAATGGCCATGTGTCTCAGGACCAAGAGGAACCCGCCTACCTGGAGAGCACAGCCAGAGCACCTGCTGAGGATGAGACGCAG TCTGTTGACTCAGAGGACAGCTTCGTCCCAGGCCGGAGGGCCTCTCTGTCTGACCTGACCGACCTGGAGGACATTGAAGGTCTAACTGTGCGGCAGCTCAAAGAGATCCTGGCTCGCAACTTCGTCAACTACAAGGGCTGCTGTGAGAAGTGGGAGCTGATGGAGAGGGTGACGCGGCTGTACAAGGATCAGAAGGGGCTACAGCACCTGG tgTGTGGTGCTGAAGACCAAAACG GGGGAGCAGTGCCATCCAGCCTGGAGGAGAACCTGTGTCGGATCTGCATGGACTCGCCCATCGACTGTGTTCTGCTGGAGTGCGGCCACATGGTCACCTGTACCAAGTGCGGCAAGCGCATGAACGAGTGTCCCATCTGCCGGCAGTACGTGATCCGAGCCGTGCACGTCTTCCGATCCTGA
- the RFFL gene encoding E3 ubiquitin-protein ligase rififylin isoform X11, whose translation MMPTGAAPPPSGSYPEICKVACTHRERRSSVKQTCLDCKKNFCVACSSQVGSGPRLCLLCQRFRATAFQREELMKMKVKDLRDYLSLHDISTDMCREKEELVFLVLGQQPVISQEGRTHAPSLSPDSPEQQAFLTQPHTSTVPPTSPGLPSSPPAQARDRQQANGHVSQDQEEPAYLESTARAPAEDETQSVDSEDSFVPGRRASLSDLTDLEDIEGLTVRQLKEILARNFVNYKGCCEKWELMERVTRLYKDQKGLQHLVCGAEDQNGGAVPSSLEENLCRICMDSPIDCVLLECGHMVTCTKCGKRMNECPICRQYVIRAVHVFRS comes from the exons ATGATGCCTACAGGGGCTGCGCCACCTCCAAGTGGCTCTTACCCTGAAATCTGCAAGGTGGCCTGCACGCACAGGGAGAGGAGGAGCTCAGTAAAA CAGACCTGCTTGGACTGTAAGAAGAATTTCTGCGTGGCCTGTTCGAGCCAAGTGGGGAGCGGGCCCCGCCTCTGCCTTCTCTGCCAGCGTTTCCGAGCCACGGCCTTTCAGCGGGAGGAGCTCATGAAGATGAAGGTGAAGGACCTGAGGGACTATCTCAGCCTCCATGACATCTCTACCGACATGTGCCGGGAGAAAGAGGAGCTGGTGTTCTTGGTGCTTGGCCAGCAGCCTGTAATCTCCCAGGAGGGCAGGACTCATGCCCCCAGCCTGTCCCCGGACTCCCCCGAGCAGCAGGCCTTCCTGACCCAGCCTCACACCAGCACAGTACCTCCTACCTCACCCGGCCTCCCTTCTTCACCCCCAGCCCAGGCTCGGGACCGGCAGCAG GCCAATGGCCATGTGTCTCAGGACCAAGAGGAACCCGCCTACCTGGAGAGCACAGCCAGAGCACCTGCTGAGGATGAGACGCAG TCTGTTGACTCAGAGGACAGCTTCGTCCCAGGCCGGAGGGCCTCTCTGTCTGACCTGACCGACCTGGAGGACATTGAAGGTCTAACTGTGCGGCAGCTCAAAGAGATCCTGGCTCGCAACTTCGTCAACTACAAGGGCTGCTGTGAGAAGTGGGAGCTGATGGAGAGGGTGACGCGGCTGTACAAGGATCAGAAGGGGCTACAGCACCTGG tgTGTGGTGCTGAAGACCAAAACG GGGGAGCAGTGCCATCCAGCCTGGAGGAGAACCTGTGTCGGATCTGCATGGACTCGCCCATCGACTGTGTTCTGCTGGAGTGCGGCCACATGGTCACCTGTACCAAGTGCGGCAAGCGCATGAACGAGTGTCCCATCTGCCGGCAGTACGTGATCCGAGCCGTGCACGTCTTCCGATCCTGA